DNA sequence from the Halichoerus grypus chromosome 8, mHalGry1.hap1.1, whole genome shotgun sequence genome:
GGGCTTGACTCTGCTGTAGGTGGAATCAGCCTAGTCTGGCCCAGCTCTGACTCAAGGTCATGACCTCTAGAGCATGACCTTCCTCTTGATGTTGCTGCTCATCTTCTTCTACATTTTTGCTGTGACTGGTGTCTACTTCTTTGAGGATTTCACCCGTTCAACTCGCCAGGACCTGAAGTACCACATGTTCTTCTCGTAGGCAGGACTGGGGGAatcgtgggtggggggagagggttTGGGCAAGAAACTGGGAAGCTAGTCCAAAGTAAGTAATACAGAAAGTATAGTCTATTGTAAGAAACTGGAATAGAAAACAATagggagaaaataagagaaagcaaaGGAATAGTGAGTAGTATTAGCTCTGATTTTGAGGATAGGGTGGCTAGTTCCAGGTTTGCTCTGGGTTTTGAAATTTAAACATCCCCTCCTCAACCATCTTTAGATAGCAGTATACTCCAGTGATTAAGCTCTGTTTTCTATGCCTCAGTTAcctcttttgaaaaatgaaaataatagttgCACTACCTCATAAGAGTGTAGGAATTAAAGTAATGCATTTTTGCACTTAGCACAGATTTTGACACAGTGTAAGTGATCAACACATGCTACTATGACTCTCAAACAGGTCACTAGTTCTACCCCAAAGTCTAGGTGTGGGGGTTACACACCGAACAGAAGATTGGAATCCAATCTTGTCAGCACCTCTTAGGTCTCAGACTAACAGACTAACAGGTAGCTTTGTAAGAGTACTGAGTTAGGAGAGTCCCaaatatttgtgtgcatgtgtaacCCCCTGTTCGGTGAAGTCCATAGAACAGTGAAGAATGAACTTACAAAAAAAGATATGCAGTTGGTGattcattcaatttttaaaaattcagccagtacctatttattgagcacttactatgttccaggcactaatGGAATAGTGAGAGATATTCATGGATTATTCATGATAAAGGAAAACCTAATAAAACAACTGCAAACTGAAGAAAGCTTAGCTAAAAAATTGATAGAAAGAAGCCAAAGTCAGAGCAAACTACAAAGAAATGTTCTTATGTtgttttaagagtaaaaaaataacGTTTCTGAGAGATTTAGATCTCTGTTCTGTCTGTACCCACACGTCCTTTTTCTCTAGGGACCTGCTGAATTCCCTAGTGACAGTGTTCATCCTCTTCACCATGGACCATTGGTACGCACTGCTTCAGGATACCTGGAAGGTGCCCGAAGTCAGCCGTGCCTTCAGCAGCATCTATGTCATCCTTTGGTTGTTACTTGGTTCCATTATCTTTCGAAACATTATAGTAGCTATGATGGGTAAGCACAGAAGAGGGAAAACTTGGTTGTGAGGGGTAGCGGGGAAGAAATTAGGGTGAAAGTTAGGATTGGTAGGTTATGTATAGAGAGAACCTGAGGTAGCAGGAAGGCTTGGGGCCTGGAATGGATATTTCACTTGGTTTCACCCCACCCAAGCCCTCTCCCCAGGTCTATTTACCACTATATCCCAACTCCTAATGGCCCTTCGGGGCAGTTACTAATTTCCAGAATATCAGGAATGAACTGAATGAGGAGATGACACATCTGGAGGTTCAGCATAAAGCCGACATATTCAAGCGGCAGATTATCCAGAGGTCTGCTGCCCCATTTTCAAACTCAAGTTTAGTTCTGAAGGGTATCCCAACCTCATTCCCTTTTTCTACTCCTTGGCCTTGACcccgtttttcccttcctttccacaGAAGATTTGCCCCAGGTTTAGAATTCCCcagctctaggggcgcctgggtggctcagttggttgggcgtctgccttaggctcaggtcatgatcccagggtcctggaattgagtcccacgtcgggctcctgctAAGCGGGGAACccacttctcccttcctctctgtctgcagcttcctctgcttgtgctctctctctctccatcaaataaataaaatctttttaaaaaaagagaattcgCCAGCTCTAGAATATTGCCTGATTCTTTATCCGCTGTTGGGACTTTCCCACTCTTTTTCACCTTCTTACTACAATGTGTTCTccttagttttcttcattttatgatctgaattcttttttccttaccACGCTCCTGCATCAGTATAACTCTCTTCACTCTTCTGTGTTTTTTGCTTTACAGGAGACAAAACCTGTCCCCTGAAGCAATGAGGTCAAGCCTAAGCAAAGTGGATGCCAGGTTAGGAGTGTAAATGTGAACCGGGATAGACAAACGTGAAGGAGGAGAGGGTGGAAAACTAAAGATGAAGATTGACTTTGAGAGATAATCCATttattcaataactatttattgTAGTAGGTTGAGTGGTGGCCCCCCAAAAGAAATATCCATGTCCTAAccccctggaacctgtgaacatGACTTGATTTGGTAGAAGGGTATTTGCAAATgcaattaagttaaggatcttgagatgcaatcaccctggattatccaggtaaGCCCTAAATGCAGTGACAAAGGCCCTTAtaaaagacagaagaggagaagaccTAGACCTTGAAGAGGAGAAGATGTGAAGATGGACATAGAAATTGGAGAATTGGAGTGATGCAACTGGAAGCCAATGAATGCTAGGCAACTGCCAGAAGCTAGAGGAAGCAAGGAaccttctcccctagagcttccagagggagtatggccctgctgacaccttgatttcagacttctgtcttccagaattgtgagagaataagtttctgttattttaagctatcaagtttttggtaatttattacagcagccataggaaattGATACAAGTACCTTCTATGAGACAGATGTTATTCTAGACCCTGAGTATTCAGCACTGGAcaagagagcagaaggagaaacaagaaactcattcatccattcaagaaataattattttgggggcacctggctggctcagttggtagaatgtgtgactcttgatcttggggtcatgagttcaaaccccacattgagcatggagcctacttaaaaaaataattattattatttatataaacttttttttattaagtaaactctacacccaacatggggcttgaactcatgatcccaagttcgagtcacatgctctactgactgagccagtcaggcgccccaagaaataaatattgaatactCATTAGGTGCTTGGACTGTGtcagtgaacaaaataggcaATAATGCCTGTTCTCATGGAGATTACATACCGGCAAGGGGAAAGAGACAATAaacaatgaatatataaaatgagtaaattaataTATTAGAATATGATaagcattatgaaaaaaaaaatagaataggtGAAAAGGGATTGTAATATAGGGTGGGGATTGCAGATGGGTTATAATTTTAAACAAGGTAGTCAGGATGGCCTCATTGAAAAGGtaacatttgaacaaagacttaGAGAATGGGAGGGGATTACTGTGTGGCTATCTATGGGAAGAGTGTcataggcagagggaacagctgaTGTGCTTGAAAAACATCAAAGAAACCACTGTGACTAGAGCAGGGTGACCAGTGGGGGAGAGTGAtagaagatgaggtcagagagataaTGGGAACCTCATCCTGTAGGGCTATGAGGGCCATTATAGAGACTTAGGCTTTCACTTTGAGTGAAATGGAGAGCAGCAGAGTAGAGCAGTGACATGAAGTGACTTACATTGAAGAAGGATTTCTCTGGTTGCGGTGTTGATGCACTGTAGAAGAAcaagggaagaagcagagagacGAGTTAGAAGGCTAAAGCTATCCAGGCAAGAGGTGATGATGGCTCAGACAACAGTGGTACCAGtgagaaaagatgtatttttaaggTAGAATCAATAGGATTTCTTGGTTGATTGGATGGAGTATAAGAGAAGAGTTGAGAATGACTCCAAAGTTTTGGCCAGAGTAGCTGGAAGGATGGATTAGCTGAGATGGGGAAGGCTGGGAGTGGAAGAGGTTTGATGGGCAAAGAGTTCAGTTTGGGTTGAATTTGAGATGTCTATTAGACATTCAGCTGGTGATGATATGTGAGTAAAAGTTGTATATCCAAGTCTGGATTGAGGAGTGAAATCTGGACTAgaggtttaaatttgcatttggaAGACATTTaaactcaggagaagagatcACCAAAGGAATGACTGTAGATGGGGAAGATAAAAAGGTAAGAGCTGAGCCTCAGGGCCCCTCAAGATATAGAACTGAGGGGGCAAACTATAGTTGTGGTGTAACAGGCATAGAGCTACGTACGGAGCGAGGAGCTAAAACTTAGCAAAATAAGGTCGAGTGTGGAATGCAGGGCCTGAGTAAAATGGAACACAGAAGCTATGTGGTGAGGGGCACTAACAGGGATATACCACACAGGATCGTTGAAGTTGGAAGTGCTTAAAAGCTCAAATTTTGGGAGCAGTTTGGCCCTCATGACCTTAAGTCCCAGCTTCAGGGGATGGCAAGGGCCAGGGCCGGCGTAATGAAAGAACTAGCCATATCTCATAAATGTATTTGAAGGAATAAAATATCTCCTTTCACTTATAGAGATGCCAGCCAACAAAGACAATCTTTGGACTTATCAAAAGCTTTTGAAGAAGAGTCTAAACACAGTGCTGACGAGGAGGGTTCAAGAACATCTGCACCGAAAATAAAAGATTCCTTGTCAAAAACGAAAAAGtcctcatcttcttcctcctcctcttactcttcttcctcctcatcttcatcttcctcctaTTCCTCTTCTTCTGAGTCCAGATATTTAGACTCCATTGGTAAGCAGAGTTTCTTTCATTTGAATTCAGACTCCTCCAGGAGACATCCCAATCTTAATAGGAGCTCTCCCACTATATCTACTTCCCAGTTTTCTCCACCAGTCTGATTTTCTGGTCTTAATTGCTTACTTGgtgctttctttcatttccccTGTACTTCTGCTTCACTTTGGGTAAGTGTGGCCATGGCTGTCTTTGCTTACTGTAAAAAGTTGTCTCTTGGTGAtgttccctttcccctccctgatTCCTGTTTACTCTTGCATCCCTGCTTTTCCTTCCCACATGATAGGATCTATTAGCTCTTATCCAACTTCCACAGATCTAGACATGTTTTTAAGAAGCATTCCTCCCTCCAGGTCAGTTGGACTGGGAGACTCATGTGCACCAGAATCTGCCTGGGCTAATGGAAATGGATCAGGATGACCGTGTCGTTTGGCCTAGAGATTCACTCTTCCGATATTTTGAATTGCTAGAAAAACTTCAGTATAACCTAGAGGAGCGTAAGCGGTTGCAGCAGTTTGCAGGTATGGATTCAGGGCACTCATGGGGACCAGGGGTTAAGTACATTGGAGTAACATATTGGACTAGCATATATaactggggagaaggaggagagtgTCCACTATTTGGGCATTTCAGCTTCTGAATTTCCACCTCGCACTTAAAAAGGCAATTCCTTCGTTTGGTATGTCACATTCTTATGTCCTGATTTCTTATAATCTAGAGAGAAACTGACAGCTTGCTTCTCCAGTAGACCTCTAAATCCTATGAGGTCCGAGAGCTTGTTTCCCAAGAGGAACTAGTGTCCAATTGCAGGTGTTGGGTGTTAGTATAAGGTGGGCTCTTGCTCGGTTTGTGCAGTGCTCTCCCTTTTGGACCTGTTTCTGCTCTCTGAAGGGCATACTTCAGACCTGAGCAGTAGGGCCTCATCCTCAACTTGGATAGCAACGGGGATCAGACAGTGAGCAGAGAGCTCACAAGTGCCCACTGCTTCCAGGCCCCAAAAGAGGTTTATGAATTGTaggcttttcttcctttcagacCCTTCTAGTGTCAGCCTAGACAGAGAGAAGTATGTACATTATTTAAATAGTAGAGTTAATTTAAGTGGAAAACTACTTGCTCAAAATTATTTCCCCTAAATTGCTCCTTTGAAATTTCACCACTGAGAGATGAATTGACGTTAATAAATTCTCcctctaaaaatacaaaaactggaAAAGTTAGGGgccattttttataatttaataggGATTAGTGTTGTCTTTCTCATACCTAATTGTCAGCTTCATGTGAAAATAACAATGAGGGAAGAGGAATGTGTGTGTGGCAGGCACAGGAGGGCAATCAGAGGAATTTGTAACGGTGAAACATGAAATTTAGAGCAGGATGTCACAGACAGGCTTTGCCTGCGTCATAATGTTGCCTAAGGTTAATCCTGTTCTTTCCAGTTGTCCTCAGTCCTGCCTTCCCACTTGTTCTCTGGGTAGAAACAGgatgaaagagaggaaaaggagaaatgtaGCTTCTTTAATCTGGGTTAATTCATCTATGGCAGAGAGTACTGCCTCATAGGGCTTAATGAAAGTAAAGGTTCATAAAGATTTGTGTGGGAGCCTAGAACCCAGAAAAGCAGAGTCTTTAAACATTTGTATGTCCTGAATATTCTTAGCTTTGTAGCCTCACACCCCCGTCTCTTTACAGTGCAGGCACTGATGAACTTTGAAGACAAAGAAAGCTGACAATGGATGGCTTTGATTTCTTtggcaaaaattaatgaaaggaaTAGTTGGAAATGGAAAACTCAAAGTATAAATGTCTAATAAATACTGTTGATAATTACTTAGTGGTCTGTCTCTGAGACATAGGGAATATGGAAGTGTTTAAAGTCAGGCTGAAAAAATTAGTTCAGGTGCCATTGGGGCCCATGGTCCTTGCCTTTCTACTCTTTCTACAGCTCCTAAATCTCACTTCTTTCTTGACTTTGTCATTGTAACCCCCACCCTTCCTGCAACCTTTACTTCCTGGTAGAGTCCTAATTTTACCGTCTCCCTCCCTGATGGGTACAGgcctctgggggtgggagggtaaaGAGATCCCAGGAGCTGTACAGTAAATAATTGAGAACTCTTGTTTCCATTGCCTATTCTATGAACATTGCTTCTCCTATGCACCATTAACTTTCATCaaacatcagggcgcctgggtggttcaattggttaagcctctgactcttgatttctcttcaggtcatgatcttagggtcgtggtatcaagccccttgttgggctcagcactcagcgcaaagtctccttgtccctctccctctgctcctccctgccattcacgtgtgctctctctctctctctcgaataaataaataaataagtaaaataaaaaaaaactctttaatcAAACATCATTTGATTAAAAGGTccatttagggggcacctgggtgactcggttcagcatctggctcttgatttgaGCATccactttcagctcaggtcatgatctcatgggtcatgggatccagccctaggttgggctcctcactcagcggcagaagattctctccctctgcttgtccccCCTACTCACTCACaagtgagctctctctctctctctcaaatctttatttatttgagagagagagagaccatgggggggcggggagacagagggagagggagggcagactccctgctgattagggagcaggaccctgggatcatgacctaagctgaagggagatgcttaactgactgagccacccaggtgcccctaaataaataaatctttttttaaaaaagggtccCTTTATTCCATTTCCTTGCCATTGCTCCAGGCGGTGATTCCACTATGTAGGAATGTTCAAATCAGTAACTGTCCCATAGATTTTTAGTGTTAGAAGAGAGACCTCAGAGTTCATTTATCTCCCATCAAATCAGGAACACCTTTTAGAACATCACTGAAAGGGGGTACCCAGCTGAGGCTTAACGTTTCTAGTTACTGGGGATTTATTATCTAGAAGGGATCCCATTCCACTGTTGGATGACTCAAGtctttacaaatatttgttactAAACATTCTGTCATTTATTGAGTTTTAACATGCACGAGGAGataaatatattcatacataAAAAACACTGAGCTGGGGGCGACTGACCGACTGAAGTAAAAGTTGTCTAAAACCAAAAACCAACGTTATGTTACAAGGAAAAGCATTTTAGTTACTCCccataaaatgagaaacaaaataaaaatgttttaaaataaatatcaatatataatatgtattaaaaatcctatcatgggtgcctgggtggctcagtcgttaaacgtctgcctttggttcgggtcatgatcccggggtcctgggatcgagtcccgcgttgggctccctgctcctcagaaacagggagcctgtttctccctctgcctctgtctgccgctcccccctgcttgtgttctctctgtcaaacaaataaataaaatcgttaaaaaaaaaaaatcctatcgtaagaaaaaaaaatcctatcataAGAAATAGGGTATGACTAtatggaaagaagagagggatgggtaaaacaggtgaaggggagaggtaggggggaaaagatggtggaggagtaggggaccctattccaactagtccccggaattgagctggatatctgccagaccactctgagcacccacgaaatcagcctgggatgtaagaagatctggatctctacaaacagaatatcgcagacGGTTGGTTTCGAGGCTAATAAAACAATttctaagacttaaaaaaaaaacaggtgaaggggattaagagtatgtttattgtgatgagcactgagtaatgtatagattgttaaatcattatattgtacacctggaactaatataacaattgaactaaaaaaatgtaaaacaatagcaataaaaaaaaccaacaaaaatttatttggaaattaaaactagaggggcgcctgggtggttcagtcagttaagcatctgactctcaatttcggtggctcaggtcatgatcttagggtcctaaGATttagccctgcgtagggctccatactcagcacagagtccattTGAGATCTCTCtcccctctgcgcctccccctgctctcttcctctctctccttcagataaataaataaataaataaataaataaataaataaataaattagaaaaactaGAAATACTATTTTTAGATGACTGTATACATAGAAACCCCAAAAGAATCAAGAATTAGAGATAACCAAGGATTTCCGTTAAATACAAACAGAAGAGGGTTGGAGAAAGAAACCTGGAAAACAGGAACATTTAAGGgatagaaggaggaagaggagtccaAAAGAAGCCTGAGAGGGAAGAGCTGAAGAGACAGAGGATAATCATTGTAGAGTAATGTTCTTGGAGCCAAGATAGGATTTCAAGAAAGGAATGGTCCAGTCAGATCTGGATTGGAGCATCCATTGAGCCTGGTAATCAGAATTCAATAAACCTAATAAGACAGAGTAAGGAAATACTATTTAATAAATCTTACATATGATATTCACAAAGTAGATGCTCATTGAGCAGCATCTTTGAGTAGCTTTGCTCAGAGTGAATCTGAGGACCAGCAGAATTGGCTTCATCTGGTAACTTGTTGGAAGTGCAGGATCACAGCTCCCATCCTCAGGGTCCTATTGAATCAAGTGTTACATATGCACGTTAAAGTTTCCAAAGCACTTCTTTATAGGTATTTAACAACATCCCCTCTTGGCTTTCTATAGCTGACTTTTTCAAATGAATGATCTATGCAGgctgtttcattttttaactcCTTAATGAAAGTGATCTGGTTTCAGCTCTACTGGAATGGaagtttattcaacaaatatttgttgagttcctatgttccagacactgttctagacaTTAGGATACATCAATGAATGAACAGGACAGAAATCCCTGCCCATCCTAACTAGTTCCTCATAAGATCACCAGGTAATAAATGATAAGTTCCATGAAGACTGATTTTACctcctcccattttcccccaaattatcCTTCTAGCAGCCCAGAGCCATGTGATAATAGCTgtacaaaaccaaaaacaagcaaaaccttTTTTGTCTAAAGACAAATATTCCCAGGTTGAAAAACCAAGCTTCACTGGTAATGAAGCCATTATTCTTCTCATTCCTTTTATCCTTGCCCTGAGTATCCCTGCTATAGGAATACCCCACTATTCCAAAGGAAGAGATTGAAGCTCTATGCCAGATAATAATGAGCATTCTTCAGGAACATTTTGTAAGTGACGTTACGACTTAGATATTGTTGTGATAtaacaaaattgaaatttttttcacataCGGTTTGTATTGAGCTTTTATTTTAGAGCATAGTTTCCCCCTTTGATCTCCAGTTATTACTTACATCTTCAAATACCATACTGGAACTCAAACTAACGTGTTGCCACttggaaacagaaaaattaatatttgttttattataacataaggtatataaaaaataattcaagaaggaaagaaaaaaacttataaCAACAGTACAGCTTCTACCTACTGTATTACTGTAATaactaacttttatttttttaaagttcaacaTGGATTATTTGTTATGAATCTAcattcattttgctttattataaTTTATCTATATATTGTAATTGTgtcttaaatttaatataaaagtttaaaatttttaaaaaacgtatTTATTATACTTTCAAAGGTTTAAAACCTCAGAGAATCAGTAGGTCTCAATCCACCTCATTTCTTGAGACTTCGTACTATACTAGTTGGCCTAATGTTTACAAAgggattcatttcttttttcaacaaaagTTTTCATGTTCTTTATGTCCCAGCCATGATGTTCAGTTTTGAGGATAGAAAAACtgttcagggggcgcctgggtggctcagtcattaagcgtctgccttcggctcaggtcatgatcctagagtcctgggatggagccccacatcaggatctttgctcagcgggaagcctgcttctccctctcccactccccctgcttgtgttccctctcttgctgtgtttctctctctgtcaaataaataaataaaatcttaaaaaaaaaaaaagaaaagaaaaactgttcaGTGTATGAATGCAAACCTTTTTAAAGGCCACTTTTGGAGAGATTTCTGTTCTTTACTATGACAAGtagaatttttctgtatttttcctatTTAGGTGACTTACGGTGGGatgaaaatttttaacttttttttttttttcagaggaacACATGCATgagctggaggggagaggcaaagggagagggagagtgagaatcttaagcaggctccacagtcagcgcaaagcccaacacagggcttgatctcacaaccctgagatcatcacctgagtcgaaatcaggagtcagacgcttaactgactgcgccacctgggcgccccaaacatttttacctttttattttaaagtaatttgagGCTCACGGAAGAGATGCAAAGGTAGTTCCTAGGTACCTGTCACCCAGGTTTCTCTagtattaacatcttacataaccaagatataataatcaaaattaataaattaacattGGTAATATGCTATTAATTTAGGTATAGGCTTTACTAGGATTTTgtcagtttttccactaatgtcctttttctgttctaggtTCCAGACCAAGATTCgatattgcatttagttgtcatgtctccttaatCTCCTCTGCTTGTAATAGTTTCCTTAGTCTCCTTGTCTTTCAAGACCTTGGTATATTTGAGGAGTTCTGGTCAGGTATTTTACAGAATAGGTTCACctgatgttttctcattattatatTGAGGTAATGAACTTTTAGAAGAATACCAGTGAGGTGAAGTGGCCTTCCCAGCACATCATATCAGGAGATATATCATAGTGATATATGTCATaactggtgatgttaaccttgatcccTTAGTTAAGGTGATGGTgaccaggtttctccactgtgaagttaACTCTTTTCCCCCTTTATAAGCAATAAATACTTGGAAGGAGATACTGTGAGGTTATGCAAATATCTTGTTTCTTCTTAAACTTTCCCCCATTAATTATAGTTCATCAGTGAATCTTGTTTGCAGTAATTACTAAAGTGGTGTTCTATTCCTCTTgttccttctatatttattaattggaattctttttGTAAAGAACTGTCCCTGCTCTGAGGTGAACATTTTAAGTCTTTATCTTAGTAGAAGTAGCAATCTCATCACCATGGTAGCCCCTATAATATAGGCCAGGAATGTGTGGGGtagaatgaatttatttatttaacaaatcctTTGCTTAATACTATGTGCCAGTAACTGTTAGGAACCTGGGGTACAACAAGGTGTAGTCTCTGCTCGAGACCTTATATTCTAGTCTAGTGTAAGATGAGGCTTAGATTTCTGTATTGAAGACTAGGTAGATTCCTCTGAGCATGGCATATGACCCCACAAAAGCCTTTGTAGGACCAAATAATACTTTATC
Encoded proteins:
- the CATSPER2 gene encoding cation channel sperm-associated protein 2, translated to MATNHPRGHVQLPRADAIRSRLIDTFSLIEHLQGLSQAVPRHTIREIVDPSGQKKVMLGDQHQLVRFSIKPRHVERITHGRRLMSRLRVRCSQRPPLSLWAGWVLECPLFTNFIIFLIFLNTIVLMVEIELLESSNTKLWSLKLTLEVAAWFILLIFILEILLMWISSFFLFWKNAWNVFDFVVTISSLLPEVVVLVGVTGQSVWLQLLRICRVLRSLKLFARFRQIRVIILALVRALKSMTFLLMLLLIFFYIFAVTGVYFFEDFTRSTRQDLKYHMFFSDLLNSLVTVFILFTMDHWYALLQDTWKVPEVSRAFSSIYVILWLLLGSIIFRNIIVAMMVTNFQNIRNELNEEMTHLEVQHKADIFKRQIIQRRQNLSPEAMRSSLSKVDARDASQQRQSLDLSKAFEEESKHSADEEGSRTSAPKIKDSLSKTKKSSSSSSSSYSSSSSSSSSSYSSSSESRYLDSIGQLDWETHVHQNLPGLMEMDQDDRVVWPRDSLFRYFELLEKLQYNLEERKRLQQFAVQALMNFEDKES